The genomic window AAACAGAACATAATCTCGGATCGAACTACCGAGAGACGCGCAACGAACTCGAGGTTATGCTCGACGACCTCGAGCGCAAGCAAACGCAACTGACCGGCACGCCGGCCGCCGCGGGGGATGATTGACGATGGAGATGCCGGATACGCCCGACAACGATCCCGAGGAAACCGATTCTGACGGGGCCAGCGGTGGGGTATGGGCGGCGATTTGTGCCCTCCCCGGCCGTCTTTGGGCAGTACTGGCGTCGATTCTGGCGACGCTCCTCGTCGGTCTCCGTGGCGTCGGTCGCCGAGTCCGCGGCGTGTGGACGACAGTCCGCTACCGGGCCACGCAGGCGCTCGTGAGCTTCATCATGGGCTCGCATCCGAACACCTCGCGATTGCTCGCGACGGCAGTCGTCGGCAGCGGCGTCGCCGCTGGTGTCGGGATCATGGCCGTGGCCGTCAACCAAGCCGAAACGAGTGCGTCCTCCGGCCCGATCGTCCGCTTTGCGCTCGGACTGGCGACGAGTCCGTGGGTGTGGATTCTCGCAATCGTCCTGTTGTTCCGGCAGGTGCTGTTTTTCGGCGACCGGCTGCTCGCCCGCGTGACCGCAAGCGAGTCGGGATACAGCTACAAGACGATTCGCCGACTCGCCGAAGAGGCCAAACGCCCCGACTTAGACCGATGTGAGCGCGTCCTCGTCCAGTCGGGTGACAGCGCCGAACGCATCACCGAGTGGTGTCTCGACGCCCTCTCGGGCAACGGCCACGACGCACCGACGTTCAACCCGCCCGGTGCCGACGACGACTCGAGCGACGAGACCAACCTCCCACGCCAGCGGACGGCCGCCGACGAACCGATCGACGTCGATCCGGCCGACGATGACGACGAGCCGGACTTTTGGACGCAACTCCGCTTGTTCCGCCTCGAGTTGGGATCGGCGATCGACCTGAACGGGATTCTCTGGCGGTTTCTCGTCCCGGCCGGACTCACGTTCGTCGGCATCATGCTGTGGCTTCGGATCTGGATACAGCCGTGGGTCCTGCCGGTCGTCGTCGCGGCCGCTGCGTTCGTCGGCGGTGCCTACTACTGGGCCGTCGACCTCCGACATCGCCGCCGCCTCAAGGCGCTGCGTGCCGAGGAGACCACGACGCAGTGGACCGACCTCGCAATCTTAACGAAGACCGTCGAGGTGCCCGAGACGACGATGTACTACGGCTATCTCGATGGCAAGGTCTACGCCAGCGAGGACAAACGCGACCTCGCCGAGACACTCGCCGACCGGGCGCTCGACCGACTCGAGGGCCGCCAGCCCGCGCCAGCGATCGAAGAAAAGAACGCCTACCTGTTGAAGCGCTATCTCCCCATGCTCGAGGCGTGGGAACAGGAATACGAACGCAAGGCGATCATGGACCAACTCATCGATACGGTCGCCGACGCGCCGGAGGGACTGCTCCCACGGGATATTCTGATTGACGAAGTAGTCGAGTACGACCGCCGCTACGTCGCGTTCGGGCTGTTGTTCATCGGCCGCGGCCGTGACCCCGATCTCGTCCGCGAGGTCTACCAGGACTTAGTCGAGATTCACGCCCTCGCCGAGACGCCGGTGACGGTACAGGACACCGAGACCGGCGGCGAACGCGAGCTGATCGCTGTCTCGAAGGGTGACGACTCGTTCCCGCCGAACGTCGTGCAACTTCGCGGCGAGTTCTCGAGTCTGTTCGGGAAACAAGCCTTCCAGACGCGGTACGACGCCCCGGAGATCGACGCGAACACGACACCCGCACCGTTCATCCGACCGGAAACCCGCGAGACTGCCGACTAACCCCTACGTATGAGTTCACAACATCACCTTCACCAACCGAGTGACAACACCGAGACGCGAGTTGCGGTCCGGAACAAGCTCTCGGTCCGGATCGAACGCCAACGGCGTAAAGAGACGCTGAATACAGAGGCCCATGTCCGCGAGTTAATCCGCGACGCCGAGGGCGCGATCGTCGGCGACGACGAGACTGACCGCCGCGCCGAGGAACTGCTCGAGGAGTTGCACCTCTATCTGTGGCATGACCCCGAACGAAAGGCACCAACCGACGGCGATACGCTCCCGGCAGACGCTCGGTACCGGTTCAAACAGATTCACCGCCAATTCCAGGCCGGCCACGATATCGAATCGCGGACATGGTTCGAAACGCTGGTGTCGGTCGCGAAAGGCCTCAACTACGTCGAAGCGTTTACCGATCTGACCCAGTACGCACCGGTCCGTCTCGAGACGTTAAACGAACAGGGCCGCCAGGGTAACGTCGAGACGGCGACGCCGATCGGTCGCCGTCGGATCGGGGCCGACGACGCCGCCGACCTCGAAGACCGAGCCGTCGAGATTACACACTCGTCGTGTGACCACATTCTCGCGGTTGCACTCCCGCGGTCGGGGAAGGACTCGACGATCACCAGTATCGGGATGAACCTCTGGAAAGAGCACAACTACTCGTATTTCAGCATTCTCGACGACGGCCGGATGGAGACACCAATGGTCTCGATACCCAACGACGAGGATGCGATTCAACGAAATCTCGAGCGGATGGGGCAGGAACCAGAGGCGTTCGACGCCGAGGTGTTCGTCCCGGCGATGGACGGCATTCCGTCACACCTCCCGGCGAACTTCAAGCCGTTTACCATCGGGATTGACGACCTCACACCCCATCTGATTCTCCGACTCGCGGGGATTACGAAATCCGACGCGAACACGGAACAGCGGATCAAACAGGCACTCGATAAGACCCTCGAGCGCACCGGCGAAGTGACTGAGTTGGTCTCGCGGTTGCAGGTCTACGCGAAGGAAATGGACGCGACAATCGAGTGGGTCGAGAAAGGCGACGACTCGGTCGAATCCAAAAGCGTTCAATACCACATGGAGGCGGAGGATGCACTAAACAAGGCCGCCCAGCGGCTTGCTCACCTCGCTGGCGAGGGGCTCGTTGCGTCGCCCAGCGCCGAGACGAACATCGATATGGCCTCTGTCATCGCGAACCAGGAACAGGCCGCCGTCCTCTGTTGTAACTTTCTCACGCAAGGGCAAGAGGCGCTGAAATACACGATTATGGACCTCTGGTTGCGGTTGATCTATCAGGCCCGAGACGGTGATATGCGACTCCCGCGTGTCTGCCTCGAGATTCGCGAACTGAAGAACATCGCCCCGAGTAAGCTGGCCGACGTTCGGTACAAAGAGACCATCAAGACGCTTCGACAGACCATCTTCTTTATTTCAACACAGGGTGGCAGCCGCCGAATCTTGATGCTTGGCTCGACCCAGAAACTGAACGACGTCTACAAGCCGGTCCGGTCGAACATGGCGACGAAGATTCTGTTACGACTCGGCGAGGAGGAAATCGAGACGCTGGACCGGTCGTACAATTTCAGTAACGAACAGATGCGACAGCTCTCCGAGTTCGATATCGGACAGGGGATGATCCTTGCCGGCGGCGAGGCCTACTGGCCGATCGAACTCCGCGGGGCGCCGTGTGGGCTCGGACTCGGCGATCGCCATTGGCTCGACCGGTATGGCCTCGCGTGGGGCGCTCGCGTTCGCGAGAGCGAGTACGACGGCTGGCGGACGAAACACGGCGACTGTGCGTACTGGGTGGATCTAACCGAGAACACGGTCGTCACCGACGGCTCGGTCCCCGAGGTCGGGACGTGGCACCTACTCCCCGAGGACTTCGATGCTGACCTCGAGCCCGAGGCCGTCGACCAGGAGGCGATCGACGCCGCCCTCGAGCGGCGCCGCGAGTATCCCGTGAAGTCCGACCTCTCACTCGAGCCGACCAGCTTTGGCGACCGGCAGCGCGACCTCTCCTTACAGCAACAGGACCGAGACACGACGCTCTCGGAGGTGGTCGAACAGCACAACATCCCCGAGGCCGTCGCGCCGTGGCTCTCGAAAGAAGCGCCGACGCGAGAGCAACTGGTTGCGGCCTGTCGGGCGATCGACGAGCACGACGACCTCGCACGACAGGCGGATATCGCCGAGCATATCGACTGGTCTCGTAGCAACCTCGCGACGCATCTGAGCAAGAGCGAGAGTCTGAAGAAATGTGTCACGAAAAGCGGCGGCACCTACGAGTTGACGCCGATCGGGAAGCGAGCGGCAGAGGTCAAATGGAAAGTCGTGATGGAGGAACTGAAATAGATGTCTTACGACGACCCACTCGAGGCGTTCACCGACTTTTTCACCGGGCCGTATCGCGAGCAGATACAGGAGCTTGACGACGGCTATCCCGACGAGCGCTCGCTCCGAATCGACTGGCACACTCTCGAGTCGTGGGACGGGTCGGTCGCCGACGAGTTCCTCCGCAAACCCAGCCGAATGCGACAGTTCGCGACGAATGCACTTACTCGGCTTGATGAAATCTCGGTCGTCGGCGTGAACGTCCGCGTCTACAATCTGCCCGATCGAAAGACCGTTCGCGTCGGGAAGTACCGCACGCGCCAACTCGGAAAGTTGCTCTCCGTCCGCGGGAAGGTCGTCGATATGGACGGCGTGCAACCGTATGCCGAAGAAGCGGCCTTCGAGTGCCCGTTGTGCGGGACACTATCCCGAATGCCCCAGAGCTACGGCGACCTCATGAAGCCGAACGAATGCGCGGGGTGTGAGCACTCGAAACCGGGCTTTCGATTCAACCGCGAGCAGTCCGAGCTTGTCGATTTGCAGAAAATCGTCATTATCCCGCCGGACAGCAATCTCGAGGAGCCGCCGGCCACGATCGCCTTTCTGAAAAACGACCTCGTTGATATGGTCGGCCCCGGCGACCTCGTCACGTTGAACGGCATCTACGAAACGTTCGACGGGCAAAGCGAATCGACGCTCTCGACGTATATCGAAGTGCTCGACCTCGATATCACCGAACGCACCGAGATTGACACCTACGGTGCAAGCGAGATTCGCGAGTTCATCATGGACGCGCTCACCGAGGAGATCCAGGCGACCGACGACTGGGCCGCCGACCGAGCAAGCGTCGTCGACGCCGTCGTGGAACGCCACGGCGTGCGTCGCGAAGAGGTTGACGACCAAATCGAGTACCTCATCGGCGAGAACGACGTCGGCGCGGAGGGCTCGAGGCTGTTCGATATCTAAGCCGCTGTTCGGCCGCTGTGTCCGTTGCTGTCTCGCGCGTCCCGAACAGCCTTGCACATGGCGCGGTCGGTTCTCGAGCGCGAGAACGGCCGCGTCGGGCCTGTCTCGAGTGGGATTGTCTGCGTGTCCCACCCGGCCGCGCCGTGTACGCCATACACACTAGAGTCCGGTTGTATTCTAACAGTGTCGCTGTCCGACAGACACCTCGGCGTCCGGTGGGGGTGGGGTGGGAAATAGGAGTGTGAACAAGGAGCACAGTAGATGACCAACAATCGCCTTTGAATAACCAATGCCACCCGACGACCACGATCGACCAGCACAGTCTCCCCGCGAACAGATCGACGCGCTCGCCGAGGAGTACGGCGTCGATGTCGACGACCTGTTGATCCAGAGTCGCCGCCGCGACCCGATGTACAAGGGCACAGACGCCGACCACGCGAAAGCCGAGTGGTTCGCCCGCCTCTGGCAGCAAGCCGTCGAGCAACGAGAGAGCGACCGTATCCACGTCCGCGGCGTCCACTACACAGTCTACATGTCCGATATGGACGTCGAGCCACCGACGAACTGTTCGTGGGAGAGCTACGACAACACCCAGCGCTGTTATGACTACCTCGAAGAGTGTGCTGTCCTCGCGCGAATCCTCGGCTACATCCCGCTGGATGGGATTATCGACAAGCGCGCGGATACGCGAACCGTCACGGAGTATGGAACCCACACCCTCGAGCCCGACCCCGAGGGTGTGAGTGCCCCGACCGGGGTTGCAACGCCGACGATTCCCCATCCAGAGGCTCGCGCCGGCCTTGTCTTCGATCCTGCGGAAATCGACTACTCTCAGTGGGTCGGCGGCCGCGTGGCCTCGAGCGCCCGCGAGCAACTGTCGTTTGACGAGGCCCGCCAGTCGCCGTATCACATCGAACTGTGGTCTGAAAAGACGCTTCCCGATTACATCCGCGGTCCCGGTGGGCTGGCCGCCGAGTACGGCTGCAACGTCATCGTCGAAGGCGAGGGCGACCTATCGTTGACCGTCGCGAACGAGCTGGCCCAGCGAATCGAGGCCGCCGGGAAGCCCGCGGTGATTCTCTATCTTGCGGACTTCGATCCGAAAGGCTACGATATGCCGGCGAACATGGCGGGCAAGCTGGCGTGGCTTCACCAGCGCGGCGATCTCGAGCAACGCGTCGCCATCGAGCGGCTGGCCGTGACGAAAGACCAGATCGAACAGCTGGAACTCCCGCGAAAACCCATCGAGGAGAGTACGGCGACCGGCACCGGCGGCGTCGCGTACAACCGCCGCGTGACCGAGTGGGAAGAACAACACGGCGCCGGGGCGACCGAGTTGAACGCTCTCGAGCAACAGCCCGAGGAGTTCCGCCGAATCGTTCGGTCGGCGTTGGAGCGATACACGGACCCCGACCTCGAGTCCAAGAACGAACGCCGCGGCGACGAGTGGGAGGACGACGTCGAATCACGGATCGAGGCGCGGCTTCGCGAGGCTGGCGCCAATGACGATCTCGATGACCTGGAGGCGTGGATCGACGATTTCAACGACGCCTATGCGGAGGTCGCGGACGTATTCGGGCGCTTACGCGGGATGATGGACGACGAGTCGGCGCTCGGGGCGTGGGAATCGATGGTCGACGAACTGCTCGCAGACACCGAGTTTCCCGTCGCGACCGTTCCCAAGGGCGACGCGGCGTTGCCCGATGATCCGATCTACGACTCGGGGCGTTCCTACGCGGAAAATAAGATGCGGATCGATCGGTATCGGGCGTCGGAGTAGTCGGGGAAACGCTCTAGAACCAGTGCGAGACACTTCAATTCGAACTAATGCCACAGCTCAATCCAACACAGATAGCGAACCGTATCGGACGTATTGCCCTTGCAACCATCCTCGCCGGAGTCTTGTGCGCGCTCGTGAACGTGCCCAGCGAGGTCCGGTCGGGAACGTTCCCCGATCTGACCGACCCGATCGATATCTACCTCTCCCTCTTGGTGGAGGTGTGGACGTACGGGATAGTCGCTGCAGTACTCGTCCCGGTCGTACTGGGCGTGTTGTGGGGATTCTCGGAACGGTTCTCCCGTGTCCGTGTCTGGCAGGCGATTCTCGTCGTTACGGTCGGACTCGCGGTCGCGATGTCCCTCGAGTCGTGGGGCCACCCGGCCGCGTTCGTGCTCGCAACAGTCGGCCGGCTCGCCTCTGGCGGCGCCGTGCTGGCGGCAGTCGTGATTGTCGAGTTGCTGTTCGCGTGGGATATCGCCTCGCAAACCTCGCTCGAGGGGTTCGTCACGGCCTCGGGTGGAACGCTCGCGGTCGTTGTTGCCCTGGTGCTCGTCGTCGCAACGATCTCGACTGGCGTGCTCGCCGTGGCCGGTACCGCGGGCGTGTCGTTGCCTGAGGAGAGCCACGACCACGGGTTTGGGTCGGCGTCGGCAGACGAACTCGAGACCGAGTACAGCCACTATCTGGACGTCAAATCGGGCGACGAACTCACCTGCGAGCCGGCGACCGTCGAACGCGAGAACGTCCCGGCGGCCGCACAGACCCACGAGAACGACCTGAACGACTTCGAAGTTAACGCGACGGTCTACGAGGGGATGGGTGCAAGTATCATCTACGAGTGGACCTACACCGGTGAGGGAACGCTCGAGACCCAGCGCAGTGGTACCGTCGAGAACGGTGCAGTGGAACTCGACGGCTACTGGGATCGGCCAGTCAACGAGGGGAACCACGAAATGCCCGTTATCGACGGGACGGCCGTCGCCGACGGTGGCGATTCGATCAACGGCACCTACGTCGAGTTCGACGTCGTGAACGACGACGGCGAGTTGATTCGGTACACCGGGACGCTGTGCGACAAGAATCTTTGATCGGTGTATGGCTGCCTTCTAACCCCATGCTCGAGACCGCAGAAACCCTCTTCTACCTCGCGCTCGGCGCCGGGACACTCGCCTACTACGTCCGCGACCGCCTCGAATCCGATCCCGACCCGATCGAGGAGGCCAAACGCCTGTACGCCGACGGGAAGATCGACGAACCGGAACTCGAGCGCCGCATCGAGGAGGCCGTCGACGATGACCATAAGGCGATCCGGCTAGTCGTCGAGGACGTCAACGGTGTGTCCGAGTCACGCTCGAAGGCGATCGCCCGCGAGTACGAGTCACTGGACGAGCTGCGAGCGTCCGATCGGGCACGACTCGAGGTCGTGCCGGGGATCGGCGAAGAGTTGGCCGCGGC from Haloterrigena turkmenica DSM 5511 includes these protein-coding regions:
- a CDS encoding minichromosome maintenance protein MCM, with the translated sequence MSYDDPLEAFTDFFTGPYREQIQELDDGYPDERSLRIDWHTLESWDGSVADEFLRKPSRMRQFATNALTRLDEISVVGVNVRVYNLPDRKTVRVGKYRTRQLGKLLSVRGKVVDMDGVQPYAEEAAFECPLCGTLSRMPQSYGDLMKPNECAGCEHSKPGFRFNREQSELVDLQKIVIIPPDSNLEEPPATIAFLKNDLVDMVGPGDLVTLNGIYETFDGQSESTLSTYIEVLDLDITERTEIDTYGASEIREFIMDALTEEIQATDDWAADRASVVDAVVERHGVRREEVDDQIEYLIGENDVGAEGSRLFDI
- a CDS encoding helix-hairpin-helix domain-containing protein, giving the protein MLETAETLFYLALGAGTLAYYVRDRLESDPDPIEEAKRLYADGKIDEPELERRIEEAVDDDHKAIRLVVEDVNGVSESRSKAIAREYESLDELRASDRARLEVVPGIGEELAAAVLERVQDE